The genomic stretch TATTACAGGAATGAAAGGGGATAACATGGAAGATAAAATAAATAATAAATTAGAAATACCGGATAATTACAGGGAGATTATTAGTCAGTTCCTGGATGAGAAGCAGAGAATCAAAACATGGCCGGCTAAAAAGGATCGTAAGATTGCAGTTCTTTATTACCTCAGTGAAAAGTTTGAAGAAGAAGTTAAGTATACGGAAAAAGAAGTCAATGAGATTATTAAGAAGTGGCATACCTTTGAAGATTTTTTCCTGCTTCGCAGAGGACTTGTGGATATGAAATTTTTATTAAGGGCAAGGGATGGAAGTGTTTACTGGAAAGAAAAATAACATGAAATAGTGGATTAAATATTCTCGTAAAAATGGTACTTGTGCTTATATTTGATTTCGTATATAATGTATGGGATTAAAAAATGGCACAGATGGGAGAAAACCATGGCAATTCAGAAACGAGCCCTAATAACATCCCAGGTGCAGATAGCACCTGGGATATTCAGTATGTGGTTAAAGGATGCAGAAATTGTGGCACAGGCGAAGCCCGGACAATTCTTATCCCTGTATTGTAACAATGAGGACAGGCTGCTTCCAAGGCCTATAAGCATCTGCGAGATCAATGCAGCAGAAGGCTCACTGCGGTTAGTTTACCGTGTGGCAGGGAAAGGCACGGAAGAGTTTTCTGCGCTTAAAAAGGGGGATACCCTTCAGGTATTGGGACCACTTGGCAATGGATTTCCCTTGGAGAAGAAGAAAGCCATTTTAATTGGAGGCGGAATTGGTATTCCTCCCATGCTAGAGCTGGCGAAACAGCTGGATTGCGAGAAAAGCATTGTCTTAGGATATCGGGATGTTACCTTTATGAATGATAATTTTCAGCCTTATGGAGAAGTATATCTGTCAACAGAGGATGGCAGCGATGGAGTAAAAGGCAATGTAATTGATGCCATCAGACGATATGGCTTAAAAGCTGACATTATTTATGCCTGCGGGCCAACGCCTATGTTAAAAGGGGTCAAAGCCTATGCAGAAGAACAAGGCATTGAATGCTATTTA from Anaerocolumna sp. AGMB13020 encodes the following:
- a CDS encoding DUF2087 domain-containing protein, encoding MREFHHKGRNTKSEIITGMKGDNMEDKINNKLEIPDNYREIISQFLDEKQRIKTWPAKKDRKIAVLYYLSEKFEEEVKYTEKEVNEIIKKWHTFEDFFLLRRGLVDMKFLLRARDGSVYWKEK
- a CDS encoding dihydroorotate dehydrogenase electron transfer subunit: MAIQKRALITSQVQIAPGIFSMWLKDAEIVAQAKPGQFLSLYCNNEDRLLPRPISICEINAAEGSLRLVYRVAGKGTEEFSALKKGDTLQVLGPLGNGFPLEKKKAILIGGGIGIPPMLELAKQLDCEKSIVLGYRDVTFMNDNFQPYGEVYLSTEDGSDGVKGNVIDAIRRYGLKADIIYACGPTPMLKGVKAYAEEQGIECYLSLEERMACGIGACLACVCKTKEKDHHTNVQNTRICKEGPVFASSEIEL